CGCGCGCAGTGTAGCGGCCGTCCACGGTGAAAACAGGCGAGCCCTGCGACGGATCCCAGTTGCGATCGAGAAGGCGGACCTTCTCCGCGGCCAGATCGAACAGGCGCTGCAGTCTGTTCAGAAATGCGGGGGACTCAGGGGAGAGGGTGGACTGGATGATCATACGGAAATCACTTTTCCCGTGCGTGCGGCTTCATGAGCGGCGAGCGTCAGTTCGCAGACACGGAAGATCTCGCTGTGGGGAAGAGTGGTCGGCTTGCCCAAGTAGACATGATCGAGAAACTCGGCGAAGAGCGAACCGGCGGGGGGCAGCTCGACGATCTTTTCGGGCTTGCGGGAGGCGGTGAGCAGAGTGACGCCCGTGGCGGCCATGTATTCGGCTACGCCGCGCGTGCCGGCCAGCCGCAGACGGTCATCGCCGTGGGAGCCTGCCGTTGCGGGGCGGCAGTAGTCCATATGGAGACAGGCTGTGCCGCCGTTGTCGAGACGGAAGGAAGAGGACGTGGTCGTCTCCATCGCGCCCTGGCGGAGATCTCCGGCGATGCCCTGGAATCCGCTGACGGCGCGGAACTCGCGGCCGCTGGTCCACCGCATCAGGTCGATCATGTGAATGCCGATCCAGAGAATCGTGCTGCCGTAAGTGGTCCGTTCGCGCATCCACTGAGGACGCTGGCCCAGCACGTAGGATTTCTGCGCCGAGATCTGGATCACCTCGCCGATGTCGCCGCAGTCGACGATCTTCTTCAGAGCCAGATACGGCCGCTCCCAGCGCATTGGCAGCAGCATGCCCAGTTTGACGCCGGAGCGTTTCAGTTCGCGCCTGATCTTGTCGAGGTCGCTGGACGTCAGAGCGAGCGGCTTTTCGGCAACGACATGATGGCCGCGGCGGAGGCACTCGAGGATCGCCTGGGCGCGGCGTCCATTGTCGTTGCAGACGCCGACGATGTCCGGCTTCGTCTCGTCCAGCATTCTGCGGGGGTCGGAGAAGACGCGCGCCTTGCCCCGGGCGTACTTTTCGGCGGCGGCAAGATCGTGGTGCTGCACGCCCACGATCTCGACGTCGGGGTAGCTGGCCAGAGGTTTGGTGTATTCGCCCGAATGGCCGTCCAGTCCCCAGACGGCGACGCGCACTTTCCTGGGGAGACGGACGACCTCTGGCGCGGCGGCCGCGGGCGCCGCAAGCAGGGCCCTGCGGCTGATGACTGCGTCCGCAGATACTGACATACCTGTATTCTGTCAAACCTCCGGCGAGAGGCGAGGGTCGGCGACCGGGTCGCCAACGGCGAAGTGATAGATCGCCTGCCGCGGACCGCGCGGATCGAGTCCGAGCCAGGCATGGACGTGGTCGTCGTAGAAGGCGCCGATGCCCGTGCCGCGGAAGCCGAACGCCTCGGCAGCGAGATAAAGGTGCTGTCCCAGCGCGCCCGCTTCGTGATGCACGAAGCGGTAGGCGCGGTCGCCATGGAGCGAGGCGGCGCGGCCGAGATCCGCGATGAAGCTGACCGTGAAACAGGAGTTGCCGGCCAGGTCCTGCCCGAGGCTGAGCGCCGCAGCCACGACGCGCTGATCGCCCGCGCGGACGGGCTCCAGCGCGCCGCGCTCCAGCCTGTAGAGCCCCTGCGGGACGTCTTCGACGCGGTGAACGAACAGATACGGCGTCACAAACAGGCCGCCCCAATCCGCCACGAGCGGCTCTTCGAGCAGGGCGCGCATGGCGTCGAACGCAGGGCGCGGAAGCGCGCGGCCCTGCGGGAGGAAATCGAGCGCGGAGCGGCGCTGGCGCGCCAGCGTCCCGTATGCGCCGAGCCGCCACCGCACCACCTGCGGCGCGGGCGGCGCAGCCGGAGGGCACTGCAGCGTGGCCGCGTGCATGCGATTGATCAGCTCGTACGGGACGGGTTCGCCGGAAAGGGGGTTCGGTTCGCCCGGCGTCCATTGAACATTTCCGCCCGGGCGTGTTTCGGCCGGAGGCCAGAGCTCGACGAGCAGCATCGGCTGCTCGTCGGGCGCGGGGCGGACGGCGGATGCGAGCTCAAGATCCCCGAACAGCCCCCGCACGCGCGAGGGCCAGCCCAGCTCCCCTGCGGCATGCTGAAGGGCGAGCATCGCGTGGCCGAGGTCATGATTCACATACCGGTAGGCGCGGGCGCGGTACTTCCACGCCTCGCGCCAGAAGATCGACGCGAGGATCACGGCGAGAGGCGCTTCAGAAAGACCGCCCAGGACGTCGCCCCGCGCGCGCTGTTCCGCTGCGTGCGACGAAGGACGGTAGTGGTACAGCCCGTCCTCCCAGCCGGGCAGTCCGCGCGCGTGGAAGTGGAATTCCGTCGGGTGCAGGTTGCCGGACGACGGATTGACGCGCAGAGCGTAGCGGTAGCCGGAAGGCGCCTGTTTGGTGGCGCTGATGGCGCACGAGTAGAAAAAAAGCGCCGAGACGGCTTCCGCGCCCGTGATGCCGGGCTCGAGGCGCGGATCGGCGGGCAGATCCACGATAGGCGCGCCCTCATAGTGGCGGAAGGGCGCGGGCATGTTGGCCCAGTCGAGGAAGTGGCGCGAGGCGCGGAGCCGCTCGGGCGTGTGTTTGGTGGCCTCGTGGTATTCGGCCAGCACCGGGGGGAGCATGGGTGTGCGTTACGGGCG
This DNA window, taken from Bryobacteraceae bacterium, encodes the following:
- a CDS encoding oxidoreductase, which codes for MSVSADAVISRRALLAAPAAAAPEVVRLPRKVRVAVWGLDGHSGEYTKPLASYPDVEIVGVQHHDLAAAEKYARGKARVFSDPRRMLDETKPDIVGVCNDNGRRAQAILECLRRGHHVVAEKPLALTSSDLDKIRRELKRSGVKLGMLLPMRWERPYLALKKIVDCGDIGEVIQISAQKSYVLGQRPQWMRERTTYGSTILWIGIHMIDLMRWTSGREFRAVSGFQGIAGDLRQGAMETTTSSSFRLDNGGTACLHMDYCRPATAGSHGDDRLRLAGTRGVAEYMAATGVTLLTASRKPEKIVELPPAGSLFAEFLDHVYLGKPTTLPHSEIFRVCELTLAAHEAARTGKVISV